The Hemiscyllium ocellatum isolate sHemOce1 chromosome 28, sHemOce1.pat.X.cur, whole genome shotgun sequence genome includes the window TCCTTTCCTAATGgccttgtgggtctacctacagctcatggactagagcagttcaagaagacagctcaccaccacattctcaaggacaacaatatcccatgaaagaatttttaaaaaaaatattgtcATTACTTGTATGCCCAGTTGCTGTGATTCCTGCTTTGAGATTTTTCACGCAAAGACTCAAAATAAGCAGAGTGTTAAATTCCTGTTAAAAAGGGGCATTTTCTTGTTGTTTGAAGTTCTTCATTAGGGTTTGGAATAACATCTAGGCCACATCAGATAAGGATTGCAGATTTTTAtgtctaaaggacattagtgggctttttttttgcaacaatcaacaatggtcaaATGTTCTCCATTGGACTAGCTTCTACTAATTCCACGTTTTTATTCATTTCAAAAATCATCTGTCATTGTTGGAATTTTAACTCACTGTTCTAGATTACCAACCCAGGGACATTAAGACACAGCACCACTACATCTTTGCCCCCGAGCCAGACTAAAGCTAGTTCAATGAACTTATGGAAAGTGTTCAAGGTGGACTTAAATGCCTTAGTCTTAAATGCAGTTAAGATCAAAAATTAATGGTAGATCCAGTTCAATAAGAAAGTTGGTTTGAAAGGGTTAACTTGGAAGTTTTGGATTAACTTCACCCCCGGTGCTGTCACTGATCAGTTTTACAATTTACGTCCAATTATATAgatagtttagattccctacagtgtggaaacaggccctttggcccaaccagtccacaccgacccaccaaagagtaacccacccagacccatttcccctctgactaatgcacctagcactatgggcaatttagcatggccaatccacctaactttcatatctttggattgtgggaggaaaccggagcacccggaggaaacccaagcagagacggggagaatgtgcaaactccacacagtcagtcaccctagttgggaattgaaccctggtgcggtaaggctgcagtgctcaccagtgaaccaccgtgccaccacacCCTCTGTCGTAATGCATTCACTACTgggagtgaagaagttcctcctcgtCTCCATTTTAAAAGGGCAACACCTTATCcggagattatgccctctggtccaaaACTCTGCCATGAGGGGAACAGCCTCTtgacatctaccctgtcaagtgctttagaagatagaacatgacagcacactacaggcccttcagccctccatgaTGAACCGACGCGGGAAACCAATCTGAAGATTCTTAGATGTTTCAATAAatccttttcttattttcctAACCTCCAATGAGGACCTTGCCAATATCATTCCCTCAAAACTCCATGCGCTACACACTGGGCCAGTTGCCATGTTGTGGAACATTGGAGGCGTTGTAAACACGTCTGGCTGAGCAGCTCAGAAAGAACATTGCTTcataacctctcttcataaagcaGTCCCTTTGCAGAACCACAGAAATGATACAACACAGAaggggaccattcagcccatcttgtctgtgCTGACCCAAAAACACACAGATGCCCCTTCTAATCATcttcctgcacatggtccatagcCCTTACTGCACTTAAGGCACAGAATTAGgcacttaaaaaaaagtttaggGTCTCTGCCTCCACAACTCAGGCTATGAATTCCAGGCAGCCACCATCCTCTGCGCACACACGTTTTTCCTTATGTCCCCTCTGATCCTTCTGCCACTTAGCTTGAATCTATGAGCCCTGGTTTTTGAACTCTTTGCCAAGTAAACAGGCTCCtcctatctactctatctctgtctctcatgattttgtatacctcaattgtGTCAGCCCTTtaagccttctctgttccaagaaaAACAATCCTAACCACTCCAATCTCTCCTCGTAGCTACAGTTCTTCAGCCCTACTTATTCTAATAAATTTTCCATACCTGGAATTAACCGactgaatcttctctggacagcctccaatgccagcacatcttcCCTTTGATTAGGGgtccaaacctgttcacagtgtTTAAACCATGGTCTGACCAGTACATTGTATAGTTTTGTCAAGACCTCCTATTTTAATACTCCATTTGAAtacccctttgaaataaaggccacaCAGTATTTGACTTCACTATTATCCACTGAACTCCAATGCTGGCTTTTCATGATTTATGCACAAGAGCTCCCAAATCCCTGTGTTCTGCATCTAATAATCTGCTCTGTGTCTCTCAAGgatgtagatgacacaaagataggtggagggacaaatactgttgaggaagtggagaggctgttgaaggacttggacaggttaggagagagggcaaagaaatggaatacaatgtggccaAGTGTagggtaggaagaatagaggggtAGACTATTTTCTATATGGGGAAAGGCATCAGGAATCTATAGCTCAAGGAAGTTAGGAGTCCTGATTCATGGTTCTTTCAAGGTTAACGTGAAGGTTCTGCTGGCAGTTACAAAGGCAAATAcgatgttagcattcatttcaagagaggtAGAATACAagtgcagagatgtactgctgaggctttcatcagactgcatttggaatatggtGAGCAGTTTTGCATCTTGAATCCAAGGAAGGATGcgctggtgttggagggggtccagagggggTCCTGGGAATgagggtttgtcatatgaagggcagttgaggactctgactGTACacaggtttgggggggggggggggccaaATGTCATTAAAAGTTACggaatactgacaggcctggacagaatggacatggagaaaatgtttctacTCGTAGGAGAGACTAGAGTCTGAGGGCACAGCTTCACCGTGAAGGGATGATCCAATACaactgagatgtggaggaatttgttCAACCAatgggtggtgaatctgtgggactcattgccgCAAAGGGCCACGGAGGCAAATCATTGggtgtatttaaaacagagataagtaggttcttgattagtaaggagatcaaagcttACAATGAAAAGATAGGAGAtcggggttgagaaacatatcagccatgattgaatggcatgcagactcgatgggctgagcggtccaattctgctcctgtaccttGTGGTCTTAAGTGTCTACTCTGATGAAtcaacttcttcaggaatgagggacttatgcccaaaacatcgattctcctgctcctaggatgctgcctgacctgccgcacttatccagcaccacactcttgactctgatctccagtatatgCAGTCTGGTGAAGCTGTATTAATGATAATCCTTTATCATTTAACATGAGTAAGTCCTGTAGGTTAGTATTTGCAAGAAGGGTTGGAAGCAATAAATCTCAAAAGAAGATCTGATCACAATTAAGTGTTAGCTGCAGACatctcttacaacctttcttGGTGCTATAATTGTCTACGGTGTACAGAAAACAACTTATATTTACTTCGCACCTTTAACATGTTAACTGTCTCCAGgcacttcacaggaatatgatcCAATAAAATTTGACACAAATCAAAAGAGAAATCTTATAGTGTGTCTTAAAGATGAAGAGCataagagagaaacagacagagggtTGGGCAGAATTTCAGTGTTTTAGGGCTTGGCAGATAAAAACATCATCAGAGGAGTGGTTAAAATTGGGGTTGTGCAAGAGGCCAGGCTCAGAGAAGTGCAAATATTTTGGAGAGTTGGAAGAGCTTATAGGGACAAGACAGGAGTGAAGcaatgaggtcagagtgggggatTTGAAAGCAAAGATAAGAATTTTATGAATGAAGGACTGCTTTTGAGAGCTCTTACTTGTCGAGAAGATAATAGGGGATACGGGAATGTTGTGATAcagacagcagagttttggatgaactgAAGTTTGTGGAGGCTGACCAACAATATGTTGGAACAATTAAGCTCCGAGGTGATATGTGGAGGTGAGTGTTGTGTTTTCAGCTAAAGTTGTCACTTGAAGATGATTAATAGCAGGGTGGGAGGTAAGGATAGAACCATGGCAGATAGCTGGGGTGATGGTAACTgcagaggagcaggaggagaagACATTGCAAGTATTTCTCTGGTTATGATTGGAAAGATATGAATAGAACTGGGTGGGAGCAGTCGTAACCAACTGGCTGAGGCTTTGGCAGAGAATGGCATCGCCAACTGTGTCAAAGACTGTAggcaggcagagaaagggaggggaggggagggatagtCATCCTTTATTACTGTTACACCATAtcatttgtgattttgataaaagCAGTTCCTGTCACAGAGGCTGAAACGTGAAAGTTGGGCAAGAATTTGAGAAGCAATAACTGGCTCAATGACTTTGGAGAAGATAGGAAGTTTGGAAGGGAAGGGTCAATTTTCAAGGAAGAATGGAGCAAGGGCAGTTTCTCTTGAAGCGGACTGATGACTTGACAATTCTGTCTTTTCAACAGTATTAGCccacatgggatccaggaagAGGCTTTGAATGCTCAGCGTTTTAATGGGAATAGGGACAAAATAGCAGGAGGTGGATCTGATCTACAAGATAAGCTCTGAGAGGGCATGAGGGAAAATTGGAGAGAAATTGGATAAAGGGTCCCTGGTCTTAACTGATACCCAATAATCTTTGCTAAAAGGTATCCACAGATGTGATGTTCTCAGGGTACAACACGCTCATTTCCCGTATTCACACATGGTCATTTGGGTCAGGTGCTGAGAGGTACAACAATTCCCTACCTGATAAACACTTCCAAGAGAGGGTAACTAAAAATGAAGGGCACATTAAGGAATGGAACAATGCCGGATTTTCCCATGATGTCCAATGTCTCACACACTTGCTGTAAAGGCAATGTAACACCTGAACTGACATTTCAGACCATTGTTATCTTCCTCCAATCAGGCAGTTTGGTGGGCATCAGAAGACCTTTCTCTGAAATCCATTCCCCTGATGTCCTGGCCAGTGAAAGGCACCACCACAAAGGCACCCAAGCTCCTGTGGGCCAAGGTCTCAAGggaggtgttttttttttattgaggTGGAGTTTCTGGGAACAGGGGAGGAGTGTGAACAGAGGGATTGTGGAGAGGGGGGAGCAGTGAGGAATGAGGTCTTCGGATGGGCCACTGTCAGAGGCCAAACCATCTTAGGTCTAGTCTCTCAGTTGTGCCCAAGTCATTGCAGATTATGGGATCTCCCACCACACTACAGATGGCAGGCTACCCACACACTGATTTGCTAGTCAATGAGTAAGTTGAAGCCTTTAAGTGGCTATTAATTGACCACTTACAGGCTTCAATTGCCCATCAGCATTTTTATCCAGAGACTTAATTGCTGAGGTGGAGTGGAGGAGTCACTATCTCACCAGGGTCAACTCACTCAATGGTTTGCTCTTCTTGCTACATTCCTTGCCACGTCTAGAGTGGGACTGGctgggtggaggggggtgggggagggggagcagaaaTTCTGCCTCAAGTAGTTGCAAAGGCTGTTGCAGCTGCAAAGTCATGAAAGCATTCATTTGGATCAAACTAGCCCTGGATGTACAGACTCCGGAAAGTGACTGTTTAGCGGTCATCATTCATACACCATTGAAATTAGGACCCTCTCCTTTCAATCTGCAAAACAAGTGACTGTGAAGTTGAAATTATACTGTGCAATATTAGTAAAGAGGTAGCCAAATTTAGAAAGAATTTCTCCAACCAACCCCACACTTTAGCCTGTATCAAAGTATTCAAATCAGCAGAGAAATTAACCTCGTACAAATGCATTTGTTCATTGATTATTCACTGTACTGGTGGCGGAAAGTCAGAGTTGAAattagattttgttttattgactGCAAAATGGGTGAAACGAGGCAATGTATGGAGATCAATGTCCCATTCTTAATCAGCACCAGGTATACCTCTACCACTATTTTGCCATAAATACCTGCTTAACCACAAACAGTATCCACCTGGGGATAGGTGCATTGTATTTACAAACAAGCAACATGGCATCAAATGTTGGAGCTACAAGAGAAAGGAAAACTTTGGGCCTAGTTCATTCTTCAACAGTTACCTGTACCCAAAGCAGCACTTGCTACTAAAAGGCACGTTTTAATAACACTTTAGAATGTTCTAATGCATGCAACCTGTGCTGACCAGTTCCtaaattaactttaaaaaaaaatccattcatggaatgagggtgttgctggctgggctagcatttactgcccatctctagttgcccatagggcagttaagagtcaaccacattgctgtgggtctggagtcacaagtaggccaagaccaggtaaggatggcagatttccttccctaaaggacagtcATCCTGTCCTCCTAAGTGTTGGgttgaaaatataaaacaaatcaCTGAGCAATATAAAAGCACATTAATTAAAGCAAAATATGGTGGAAAGAAATCATAATGGTCACTGTGTTGGCTACAATGGGGCAATATATTGTGCTGAGCCCATGTTAACTGGCTGTATCCTTTTTGGTTTCTGTGCAGGAAGGATATGTTTTGATTAACAGGCTCTATCAATGGATGACAGGCATGTAAATACTTAGGCATCAATATGAACCCCACCATCCTTTACCGTCTCAGGTAGGGCGGGGAACAGTTGGTGTGAATGAAAGTTAAAATGTCAAATCTGTGTAACTGGATTGGAGTGTAGACTGTATAACTCTGCCATCATTTTAAAGTAACAGAGTGAAGTGGAGCATCAGGATGCTGTTCAACATATTTATATTGGGCTCCTTTAAATGCAAATAGAAATTACTTGGTGCGATCCAGGTTTCTGAAGGAAGTGTGGCAGGGAAATGGAGGTAAGCGCTCCAAGTATCATGACATTCCCAACACTCCTTATGGGCTTGGATGAGTTGCAGTTTCTTTTACTGAAAGGAACATTCAATCTTCCCAAGCACCCATCTTCAACTCTCTTCCCCCACACCCTCAATCACACGCTTCCAGCCCCATGACCCTCCTGAACATAGGCCCCTATTCTTGGCCCTACCAATTACCAGTGGGAGTTGAAcctacaaagtgcatcaggaggCTCTGCCATTAAGAGTGAGAGGGTACATATTATTCCGACCCTTTGGGTTCTTCTGCGTTCCCCCCTGTAAAAATTGGCCTCATGCAATGCAGGACTCAAATAAGAAGTggtcaggagtgagttacagaacTAGGAAACTGTAGGACCAGTTCTAACTTCATAATTGGAGAATTGTTGGGAAAAATCATTATTTCTTGACACAAAGGATAACAAAAAAATTTGCTTACCAAATAAAACTGGTGCTATTGCGATTACATTGCAACGTAGTGTAAATGTCATTCGACTCGTTAGATCTGGACAGGGCGGTGGATCGAAAGGCACAAACAAATAAAGGCCATAGAGGATCCAAGGTATAAAAATCAGAGCAACAAAGACAGATGATATCGCTTTCAGGTGAGAAGTGGAGCAGTACTGACAGCACAGGCAGCATTTCTTACTTCCTTTGACTGCTGTCGTCACCTCCTTGTGTGAGGACTCGGCTGATGCGTTGCGCTCAGAGTCACTCGAAATCAGGTCAATGGTCTCGGTGTCAGGCGATGGGCCTAGCAATGGCTGGACCTCTGAAGCTTGGCTGGTGAACTTGTGTGACTTCTCCAGCACTCCTAAGTTCTCTTCTGCCACCTTGGCAATGAAATTCTGAGGAGGAAATGTTCTTGCTTCGCTGGGAGATGACGGCTCTGAGAAAGATACTTTCTCAtcggtcagaaatgaggtttcccTGGTGATGATTAGAGACACATTGTCTGCTTCCTTGTTCTTGATTTCTGTACATGGAAGTGTTTGATTTTTGACCAGCTCTACATTAATCATATTCAAACTCCCGCCTTTCTGCATGGTCTGATGGTTCATCACCTTCTGTTGGACTTCACTGCACTGCTGTCTTTTGGTTTTTGTAAGAGATTCAGTTAAGTGCCCAATATTTTCATCAGACAGGGAGTGAAGTTCTTCCACCGATGATTCAGGGCTATCTGAGATAGGTGCTAAGGTAATCTGGGTGTCCAGATCCAAAAATGGAGAAAAGGAGAGACGGCTTGGATCAATGTCTTGGAGTTGGTTAATGATGTCAGTGATTGATTCCTTCACGTTGTCAAATTCTTTCAATTCATGACTATTGGCCGGTTGTCTCTGTGTCGTCATTGTTGGGGGAAGCTAATCCCTGAAAGGAAATGCAACTTATGAATGAAAACATCAAAAGAGAAGGAAGACTAACCAACTTCTACTTGAGAATTAACAACCATTTGGCAATATTTTACAGTCTATTTTCCATGCCCCCTCTGTCTCACAGAGAGTTGACCAACATTGCCCAAACTCATTGCCTCATGAGATGGAGGCCGGCTCAGAGAAACTATTCACTTTTTAGATTGGAGGCATAATAAAATTCAAGTGATCATCTAAAAGGTCAAAAGGGTTAGTGGAAAAAAAGCTCAATCACTTACAAAATTTGAACATTACGTAAGTTGTTACACAGAATTTgctcacagaaacaggccatttggcccatctattGTATGCTGGTGTTTACTCTCCAAATCCATCTCTTTCCTGATAGTTCATTTAGCTTCTTCAATTCATCCTTTCTCATGTAAATATCCAGATTCCCCGTAAATGCATCTATGTGATTCATGTAGTAAGTTTCAAGTTCTAACCACTCTGTGGTTGAAtaggtttctcctgaattccctgttGAATCATAAGTGACCAACTTGAATTCACAGTCCTGAGTATTGTATAAGGTAatagttctgaaagggttaatgttgaagACCACATTAAGCTCCACCCAAACTGATGATAAGGCCTTGGTTGAGGAAAGGAGAACTGCTCTCTGGAGCTTGAAGGAGACAGACCCACTGTCTAGATTGCCTCAGTTATAAACACCGTGTTTATAATACAAGTGTAACTTGTATCAGATTATTATCATGCAATTAACTACATTTTGTTTTAAGACAAGAGCCTTTCTCTTTAGACTACCAAGTGATTTTCTAGTCTAGCTAGGCAAAACAAGCAGTGTAGTTCCAAACCTAAGAGAAGGATTGTGGTAGTGAATCTTCCTGATCACAGTGTGGAGTCCAGCTGAACAGCAGTGACTGAGGATTTTAATTTAATTGCAGCTTCATCTAATTCTGGTGCTCCTGCAAATATCTCTATCATCTTTCTGTTTTCTCTTTTACATAAAGAATGCTTAACCTATTGAATTGTTTCTGATGAGTGAACGGGTTTTTGTTTTAGAAATCATTCTCTCACCAGAATGGCAAAGTCATTCTTTATAATATGGACAGCATACATCTCAAAAGGTAGTTAATCTCACTGTGTGGACTGACTTGggatttgaaatttgaggggaGTGCCCAAATCCTAGGACCCTATTCCTACTTCCAGGAATTTTCACCAGTGACGGCTAAGGGTGTAAGCTAACATGCAACACTATTGTTCACTCAAGGCAGGCATTCCATAATGAGACCATCTGCTTATCCACATTTTGTTGATACAGTTGCTAGGTGGCCTCATTCTGATTGCATGGCTGAGCTCCAAAAATGGATAAATCAATCTGATCTCAACAAACAATGTCTATAGACTTGTAGAGAGTAAGGAAAGCTTTGGGGGATTGACACTTCTAATATTGTGCAAGAACCAATTTCTGAAGCACTTGTTTGTGCTGCCTGTGTGGTTACCCAGAAGATGGTTTAGATCTGATTCATTATTTACAGGATAACTTAGCCGTGTTTATTTTATGCTGCTTCTACAGTTCAGCTGGAAAATAGTTCTGTGTTGTAACATCACAGTTTGACCCCGCATTGTTAGGTATGACTGACGTTGCTTATAGCCTGTCCTCCTGCAGTCTTCACTGACCCAGCGTTAGTTCTCTCAGCTTGCTAGTAATGGGAGTGTGGTGGCCATGTTTG containing:
- the LOC132829011 gene encoding uncharacterized protein LOC132829011; the protein is MTTQRQPANSHELKEFDNVKESITDIINQLQDIDPSRLSFSPFLDLDTQITLAPISDSPESSVEELHSLSDENIGHLTESLTKTKRQQCSEVQQKVMNHQTMQKGGSLNMINVELVKNQTLPCTEIKNKEADNVSLIITRETSFLTDEKVSFSEPSSPSEARTFPPQNFIAKVAEENLGVLEKSHKFTSQASEVQPLLGPSPDTETIDLISSDSERNASAESSHKEVTTAVKGSKKCCLCCQYCSTSHLKAISSVFVALIFIPWILYGLYLFVPFDPPPCPDLTSRMTFTLRCNVIAIAPVLFGVVIGSLSRLCSTAIDPLDTNVRAVLIHQRYVGNSIEQFTLYFINMAVMATYLHQEHLKIIPILAGLFAVARLIYWITAGLSSAYRGFGFGLTFFPTLAMVAYNLYCMYELGLDHYFIPAENGGPTRAPAPRLRWWGLGG